A stretch of the Candidatus Bathyarchaeota archaeon genome encodes the following:
- a CDS encoding alkaline phosphatase family protein, producing the protein MIIKEIENLILTEKNEKGFVYPLYNSYCLIKIPEFTLSFFNIKSKNESLIYKILEEKLSNLSSINKIVLILLDGLGYNYFIKNYKNLNFFNAIVNKGVCLPLTTVFPSTTTSALATIDTGLTPQEHALLEWYMYLEEFGDIIVTMHFTPFNEECEDKLFEEGIKPKVLFNNETVYQKLKRKGVKSFSFINSSYASKAYAKLMRKGSEIHPFINFSDLIVNLKKLLEKEKGPAYFYVYWDALDAIEHRYGLNNEAQNLEFHVLNFILTSALRNIQKNIAEETLIIVTSDHGQITVNPKETIYLNKFRKLKESFRRNVKGKIVLPSGSPRDLYLHLKPNKINEVKDFLSYKLKNKAYIIDVETAVKQGLFGFSNKKPKKKFYERAGDLIILPLNNNTVWYKHVKGEKLRYTGLHGGLSKDEMVIPFAVAKLSQIQEKF; encoded by the coding sequence ATGATAATTAAAGAAATAGAAAATTTAATTTTAACTGAAAAAAACGAGAAAGGTTTTGTATACCCTCTTTACAATAGTTATTGTTTAATTAAAATTCCTGAATTTACATTAAGTTTCTTTAATATAAAAAGCAAAAATGAAAGCTTAATTTATAAAATTTTAGAAGAAAAATTAAGTAATTTAAGTAGTATAAATAAGATAGTTTTAATTTTGCTAGATGGTTTAGGCTACAATTACTTTATAAAAAACTATAAAAACTTGAATTTTTTTAATGCTATAGTTAATAAAGGGGTTTGTTTACCTTTAACAACTGTTTTTCCTTCAACAACAACTTCTGCGCTTGCAACTATTGATACAGGATTGACACCTCAAGAACATGCTCTTTTAGAATGGTACATGTATCTTGAAGAGTTTGGTGATATAATTGTTACAATGCATTTTACACCTTTTAATGAAGAATGTGAAGATAAACTGTTTGAAGAAGGAATTAAACCAAAAGTTTTATTTAATAATGAAACAGTATATCAAAAATTAAAGAGGAAAGGGGTTAAATCTTTTTCTTTTATAAATTCTTCATATGCTTCTAAAGCTTACGCTAAATTAATGCGAAAAGGAAGTGAAATCCATCCTTTTATAAACTTTTCAGATTTAATAGTAAATCTTAAAAAGCTTTTAGAGAAAGAAAAGGGACCTGCTTATTTTTATGTTTACTGGGATGCTTTAGACGCTATAGAGCATAGATACGGGTTAAATAATGAAGCTCAAAACTTGGAATTTCACGTTTTAAACTTTATATTAACTAGTGCTTTAAGAAATATTCAAAAAAATATTGCTGAGGAAACATTAATTATTGTAACATCTGATCATGGTCAAATAACTGTTAACCCTAAAGAAACAATTTACTTAAATAAATTTAGGAAGCTTAAAGAAAGTTTTAGAAGAAACGTTAAAGGAAAAATTGTTTTACCGAGTGGAAGCCCAAGAGATCTTTATCTTCATTTAAAACCAAATAAAATAAATGAAGTTAAAGATTTTCTTTCATATAAACTTAAAAATAAAGCCTATATAATTGATGTTGAAACAGCTGTTAAACAAGGATTATTTGGTTTTTCAAATAAAAAACCTAAAAAGAAATTTTATGAAAGAGCAGGTGATTTAATTATTTTACCATTAAACAACAATACTGTTTGGTATAAACATGTTAAAGGTGAAAAACTTCGTTACACAGGGCTTCATGGAGGATTAAGTAAAGATGAAATGGTTATTCCTTTTGCTGTTGCTAAGCTATCTCAAATTCAAGAAAAGTTTTAA
- a CDS encoding magnesium transporter, translating into MLTLGRLKVFKETLAALLFDASGLIAGSLAVAFSSLILLTPWSLMLYPMSLSVRGAVNGVFASRLGTNLHLGLIKPQLRRNTIHYHALTCSSFTLSLILSLIIGLIVFTISKAFYNIKFNELLFILSICIATQGLVTIVIEPITSFLGFFSFKKGADPDVIVYPVSSTIADILVTIFYIFMLTLGFKLGLFGKIILNFIALSYIFLTLLNSLKFRKEKSYLKVVKEAFFGVLIAAVISAISGFSLSKVKNKIEMHKSFIRVYPALIDTIGDSGAVFGSLLTTKFALGLIKPKLTAIKNNLNELKQIASATLIMYIFYGVLASLNSSFINFLIIVLTFLIVFPLVAILSFFTAVATCYKGLDPDNFTVPIEMASSDGLITLVLALLIALIII; encoded by the coding sequence ATGTTAACTTTAGGTCGATTAAAAGTTTTTAAAGAAACTTTAGCAGCTTTATTATTTGATGCTTCAGGTTTAATAGCTGGAAGTTTAGCAGTAGCTTTTTCATCTTTAATTTTGTTAACTCCATGGAGTTTAATGCTTTACCCTATGAGTTTAAGTGTTAGAGGAGCTGTAAACGGTGTTTTCGCTAGTAGGCTTGGAACAAACCTTCATTTAGGTTTAATTAAACCTCAATTAAGAAGAAATACAATTCATTATCATGCTTTAACATGTTCAAGTTTTACGCTTTCCCTTATTTTAAGTTTAATAATAGGTTTAATCGTTTTCACTATTAGTAAAGCTTTTTATAACATTAAATTTAATGAATTACTTTTTATTTTAAGTATTTGTATAGCAACTCAAGGTTTAGTAACAATCGTTATTGAACCTATAACTTCTTTTTTAGGTTTTTTCTCTTTTAAAAAAGGTGCTGACCCAGATGTTATTGTTTACCCTGTTTCATCAACAATAGCCGATATTCTAGTTACAATATTTTATATTTTTATGTTAACTTTAGGGTTTAAACTTGGTTTATTCGGTAAAATAATATTAAACTTTATAGCGTTAAGTTATATTTTTCTTACTTTATTAAATTCATTAAAGTTTAGAAAGGAAAAAAGTTACTTAAAAGTGGTTAAAGAAGCGTTTTTCGGTGTTTTAATAGCTGCTGTTATAAGCGCTATTTCAGGTTTTTCACTTTCAAAAGTAAAAAATAAAATTGAAATGCATAAAAGTTTTATACGTGTTTATCCAGCTTTAATAGATACTATAGGTGATAGCGGCGCTGTTTTCGGTTCTTTATTAACAACTAAATTTGCTTTAGGATTGATTAAACCTAAATTAACAGCTATAAAAAACAATTTAAACGAATTGAAGCAAATTGCAAGTGCAACCTTAATAATGTATATTTTTTATGGGGTTTTAGCTTCTTTAAACTCAAGTTTCATAAACTTCCTTATTATTGTTTTAACTTTTTTAATAGTTTTTCCCTTGGTGGCAATTTTATCTTTCTTTACAGCTGTAGCAACATGCTATAAAGGTTTAGATCCAGATAATTTTACAGTTCCAATTGAAATGGCTTCAAGTGACGGTTTAATTACATTAGTTTTGGCATTATTAATTGCTTTAATAATAATTTAG
- a CDS encoding Lrp/AsnC family transcriptional regulator codes for MNNAKIDKLDLQIINLLQEDCRLSFNKIADKLGVSVGTVYHRVKNLEKNGVIKGYSAVIDLAKIGYDLMAVILIQAEGKHLLEVENKIAKMNNVALVYDVTGDYDIIAIARFKNREELNMFIKNLLATPYVKKTVTNVVLNVIKENFKIPNT; via the coding sequence ATGAATAATGCAAAAATTGATAAATTAGATTTGCAAATTATAAATTTGCTTCAAGAAGATTGTAGGTTAAGCTTTAATAAAATAGCTGATAAACTTGGAGTTTCAGTTGGAACAGTTTACCATAGAGTTAAAAATTTAGAAAAAAATGGAGTAATAAAAGGTTATTCAGCAGTTATAGATTTAGCGAAAATTGGTTACGATTTAATGGCAGTTATATTAATTCAAGCTGAAGGAAAACATCTCTTGGAAGTTGAAAATAAAATAGCGAAAATGAATAATGTTGCTTTAGTTTATGATGTTACTGGAGATTACGATATTATTGCAATAGCTAGATTTAAAAATAGAGAGGAATTAAATATGTTTATAAAAAATCTTTTAGCTACACCTTACGTTAAAAAAACAGTTACAAATGTGGTTCTTAACGTTATTAAAGAAAACTTTAAAATACCAAATACTTAA
- a CDS encoding isopropylmalate synthase has translation MMNYMDYKVFFNKLSLKTEPLIDDTTLRDGVQMPGLAVTPEDAAKIAKFLDEIGVERMELHHYHPSDKKAVKLIKDLSLNIRIAGWCRAVKEDVDDALNCGFEEIGISHPVSYIHFKAKWPDKNEEELLNRVVEVVEYAAKDQGLKVFVHGEDSTRANWNFEKKFINAVAEAGAECYRICDTVGIGLSNPNAPLPNGIPAKIKAVKNETKIKSIEIHAHDDFGNAVENTMAAIIAASGVWDKIYASTTFLGIGERAGNAETEKIIMNLYMHYNVKKFEGKTQKLKQLADLISKATGYVTPPNKAIVGDYAFAHESGIHAFGVLNNPLTYEPYPPELVGNKRRITIGKQSGKAAIKYKIEELTGLTPTENQLTEVKKKIEEIYASGRKASLKEDELKKILKEIGLIKN, from the coding sequence ATGATGAACTACATGGATTATAAAGTTTTTTTTAATAAGCTTTCATTAAAAACTGAACCATTAATTGATGATACAACTTTAAGAGATGGAGTTCAAATGCCTGGTTTAGCTGTAACACCGGAGGATGCAGCTAAAATAGCTAAATTTTTAGATGAAATCGGAGTTGAAAGAATGGAGCTTCATCATTACCATCCATCAGATAAAAAAGCTGTAAAATTAATTAAAGATTTAAGTTTAAACATTAGAATTGCAGGTTGGTGTAGAGCTGTTAAAGAAGATGTAGATGACGCTTTAAATTGCGGTTTTGAAGAAATCGGGATTTCCCATCCAGTTTCATACATTCATTTCAAAGCTAAATGGCCTGATAAAAACGAGGAAGAACTTCTTAATAGAGTTGTTGAAGTTGTAGAGTATGCTGCTAAAGATCAAGGTTTAAAAGTTTTTGTTCATGGTGAAGACAGCACTCGAGCAAACTGGAATTTTGAAAAAAAATTTATTAATGCTGTTGCTGAAGCTGGAGCTGAATGCTATAGAATTTGCGATACTGTAGGTATAGGTTTATCAAACCCTAACGCGCCTTTACCAAACGGTATACCAGCTAAAATTAAAGCTGTTAAAAACGAAACAAAAATTAAATCTATAGAAATTCATGCTCATGATGATTTTGGAAACGCTGTTGAAAACACTATGGCTGCTATAATAGCTGCTTCAGGAGTTTGGGATAAAATTTATGCTAGCACAACTTTTCTCGGTATAGGTGAGCGAGCTGGAAACGCTGAAACAGAAAAAATAATAATGAATCTTTACATGCATTACAACGTTAAAAAATTTGAGGGTAAAACCCAAAAGTTGAAGCAATTAGCTGATTTAATTTCGAAAGCCACAGGTTATGTAACGCCACCTAACAAAGCTATAGTTGGCGACTATGCTTTTGCGCATGAAAGCGGAATACATGCATTTGGAGTTTTAAATAATCCATTAACATATGAACCTTATCCACCAGAACTTGTTGGAAACAAGCGTAGAATAACAATAGGTAAACAATCTGGAAAAGCAGCTATAAAATATAAAATTGAAGAATTAACAGGTTTAACGCCAACAGAAAATCAGTTAACTGAAGTTAAAAAGAAAATAGAGGAAATTTACGCATCAGGTAGAAAAGCATCACTTAAAGAAGATGAACTTAAAAAAATCCTTAAAGAAATAGGGTTAATAAAAAATTAA
- a CDS encoding nucleotidyltransferase domain-containing protein: protein MQVFILNCFSLVEEFKDYLNVAKRVKAIMQSIDLSARVYLFGLIVRGDATTISDIDILVVIEMVERKYEIMVKVYKAFEGSSKTSRYK from the coding sequence TTGCAAGTTTTCATTCTAAACTGCTTTTCTCTAGTTGAAGAATTTAAGGATTATCTTAATGTAGCTAAACGCGTTAAAGCCATTATGCAGAGTATAGATTTAAGCGCACGAGTTTATCTTTTCGGTTTGATCGTTAGAGGCGATGCTACAACCATAAGCGATATAGACATTCTGGTAGTCATCGAGATGGTTGAGCGTAAATATGAGATTATGGTTAAAGTGTATAAGGCTTTTGAAGGGTCCTCTAAAACTTCACGTTACAAATGA
- a CDS encoding type II toxin-antitoxin system VapC family toxin yields the protein MRFIDSNIFLHAFLIPRRELRENEQKVKDEAKLIIKRVEEGEEEVATTIAHLSEIVNIIEAGLSLQKSLGFLGWIITSKNIKVYSISIEDYESAMLLAKDKSISANDALAYLIMKSYGIKEIYSFDKHFEQFKDVIRLPKMP from the coding sequence TTGAGATTCATTGATTCAAACATTTTTCTTCATGCTTTTCTTATTCCCCGCAGGGAATTAAGGGAAAATGAGCAAAAGGTTAAAGATGAAGCTAAGCTTATAATAAAAAGAGTAGAAGAAGGAGAAGAAGAAGTTGCTACAACAATAGCTCACTTATCAGAAATAGTTAATATAATCGAAGCAGGGTTAAGTCTTCAAAAATCCTTAGGTTTTTTAGGGTGGATTATCACAAGCAAAAATATTAAAGTTTACTCAATATCCATAGAGGATTATGAAAGCGCCATGCTGCTAGCAAAAGATAAAAGCATTAGCGCTAACGATGCATTAGCATATTTAATCATGAAATCTTACGGCATAAAAGAAATATATTCCTTTGATAAACACTTTGAGCAATTTAAAGATGTAATAAGGCTACCAAAAATGCCTTAA
- a CDS encoding AbrB family transcriptional regulator — MEEVILKKIDNQGRISIPIQWRSEWKSNKVVLIKHKDKIEIMPIEITPPSSLFDSIKISENADFLDSHSIKRALLELKES; from the coding sequence ATGGAAGAGGTAATCTTGAAGAAAATAGATAATCAAGGTCGTATATCAATTCCAATTCAATGGCGTAGCGAATGGAAATCAAACAAAGTAGTTTTAATAAAGCATAAAGATAAAATTGAAATAATGCCAATAGAGATAACCCCTCCATCAAGCCTTTTTGATTCAATTAAGATATCTGAAAATGCAGATTTCTTAGATTCGCATTCAATTAAAAGAGCTTTGCTGGAGCTAAAAGAAAGTTGA
- a CDS encoding PIN domain-containing protein has translation MLSKELAVDSSIIVKWFKKGEEFEKEALKLRDDILKGTVTIVISEWIYLEVVRALVKSGFPDKKITQAYITLKDMVELGFIKAMPISNLLDKAKELEVSLKLYAADAVNLAPSLIRSIDMLSEDKHLLRDSVKEFMKSFKLRILRLNEFYQFM, from the coding sequence GTGTTGAGCAAAGAGTTAGCTGTTGATTCTTCAATAATTGTGAAATGGTTTAAAAAAGGAGAGGAATTCGAGAAAGAAGCATTAAAGCTTAGAGACGATATCCTAAAAGGAACAGTCACTATTGTAATTTCTGAATGGATTTACCTTGAAGTTGTTAGAGCGCTTGTTAAATCTGGTTTTCCAGATAAAAAGATTACTCAAGCATACATTACTTTAAAAGATATGGTTGAGCTAGGCTTTATAAAAGCGATGCCAATCTCAAATTTACTAGATAAAGCTAAGGAATTAGAAGTTTCACTGAAATTATATGCAGCAGACGCTGTAAATTTAGCTCCATCCTTAATAAGATCGATAGATATGCTATCTGAAGATAAGCATTTACTCCGCGATTCTGTAAAAGAGTTTATGAAAAGCTTCAAGCTAAGAATTCTTAGGCTTAACGAGTTTTACCAATTCATGTAA
- a CDS encoding division/cell wall cluster transcriptional repressor MraZ: MSILELDNKGRVTLPKQIRESLNIGKKILIINAGDHLKIIPLPLNPLQTLHGAFNIKKSFKELRKQAELIAENEVKK, encoded by the coding sequence TTGAGCATTCTAGAATTAGATAACAAAGGAAGAGTGACGCTACCAAAGCAAATTCGAGAATCCCTTAATATTGGAAAAAAAATATTAATTATAAACGCTGGAGACCATCTTAAAATAATTCCGTTACCACTTAACCCGCTTCAAACCCTTCATGGCGCATTCAACATTAAAAAATCATTCAAAGAATTAAGAAAACAAGCAGAACTTATAGCGGAGAATGAAGTAAAGAAATAG
- a CDS encoding PIN domain-containing protein, translating into MPLLENDVIFAYLNEYDPNHIIAERIFKKLQNGEINVEISSVSLIEMELIYRSEKMEDKLLKDLAAIAILPHVKYVPLTPDVAVASVYLRQTFNLTFFNSHYAATALNLDRKIISFDEAYDKVPGLKRIKPNTI; encoded by the coding sequence ATGCCTCTCTTAGAAAATGACGTTATTTTCGCATATTTAAACGAGTATGACCCTAATCATATTATTGCGGAAAGAATATTCAAAAAGCTCCAAAATGGAGAGATTAACGTAGAAATTTCAAGCGTTAGCTTAATTGAAATGGAACTAATTTATCGAAGCGAAAAAATGGAGGATAAGCTTCTAAAAGACTTAGCAGCAATAGCGATACTGCCGCATGTGAAATATGTTCCGTTAACACCAGATGTGGCTGTTGCAAGCGTATATTTAAGGCAAACCTTTAACCTAACATTTTTTAACTCCCATTATGCTGCAACAGCGCTAAATCTAGATAGAAAAATAATTTCATTCGATGAAGCATACGATAAAGTGCCAGGCTTAAAACGCATCAAACCAAACACTATTTAA
- a CDS encoding DUF2283 domain-containing protein translates to MAKVKYHPDMDVLVVYLEETAEDYIEDHGNITVLYREGKPIGFEVWQASKLLTAIKIAKP, encoded by the coding sequence TTGGCTAAAGTGAAGTATCATCCTGATATGGATGTTTTAGTGGTTTATTTAGAGGAGACTGCTGAAGATTATATTGAAGATCATGGAAATATCACAGTTCTTTATCGTGAAGGCAAGCCTATAGGTTTCGAGGTTTGGCAAGCAAGCAAATTGCTTACCGCAATAAAAATCGCTAAGCCTTAA
- a CDS encoding glycosyltransferase family 2 protein, producing the protein MNSTKPFIIACIPAYNEEATIAKVIIQAQKYVDKVILCDDGSTDYTGLIAEKLGAEVIKHERRLGKGAALRSLFKKAEDLEAGIVVTLDADGQHDPNDIPKLIKPILNGEADVVVGSRYIGEEPIGEGMPKQRKLGLKTVNGFVKRLGKLPVRDTQSGFRAYSFKALKAIMPSEMDMSVDSEILMKAAEKGLRIIEVPIKVSYLTPKPSKHTPLYHALQVFLGALKFASIRHPLIFYGTPGLILLAASVFCGFMAIKLYLAKAYFSVPFTLLAAIFMLSGLLLLFTAIILFTVISILREHV; encoded by the coding sequence GTGAATTCAACTAAACCCTTTATAATTGCTTGCATACCAGCCTATAATGAAGAAGCTACAATAGCTAAGGTTATTATTCAAGCTCAAAAATATGTTGATAAAGTTATTTTATGCGATGACGGCTCAACTGATTATACAGGCTTAATAGCTGAAAAGCTTGGGGCTGAAGTTATAAAGCATGAACGTAGGCTTGGGAAAGGTGCAGCGCTTAGAAGCTTGTTTAAGAAAGCTGAAGATTTAGAAGCAGGCATTGTTGTAACTTTGGATGCGGATGGTCAACATGATCCAAATGATATTCCTAAGCTTATTAAGCCGATTTTAAATGGTGAAGCAGATGTGGTAGTTGGATCAAGGTACATTGGTGAGGAACCGATTGGTGAAGGCATGCCTAAGCAAAGAAAGCTTGGGCTTAAGACTGTAAATGGCTTTGTTAAGCGATTAGGTAAGCTTCCAGTTAGGGATACGCAAAGCGGATTTAGAGCTTACAGCTTTAAGGCTTTAAAGGCTATAATGCCTTCTGAAATGGATATGTCTGTTGACTCTGAGATATTAATGAAAGCAGCGGAGAAAGGCTTAAGAATAATTGAGGTTCCAATAAAGGTTTCCTATTTAACGCCTAAGCCTTCAAAGCATACGCCTTTATATCATGCACTTCAAGTTTTTTTAGGCGCCTTAAAGTTTGCTTCAATTAGGCATCCATTAATATTTTATGGAACACCAGGCTTAATCCTTCTTGCAGCAAGCGTTTTTTGCGGCTTTATGGCTATTAAGCTTTACTTAGCTAAAGCCTATTTTTCGGTACCCTTCACGCTGTTGGCAGCAATATTTATGCTTTCAGGTCTTCTCCTTTTGTTCACAGCCATAATATTGTTTACAGTAATTTCTATTCTAAGGGAGCATGTTTAA
- a CDS encoding glycosyltransferase family 4 protein: MKEKADVIHANFPNPYNASLAGLKALLQKIPSVITWHNDLPSVTKASKILVFLHDSFLAPIYLRWFKKIITTSKLYLEGSRILQKLKDKVVVIPNGVDCERFNPSVKGEEVKARYCLKNFKVVLFVGALTKWHKYKGLDVLLKAFKLVIKDYEGARLLIVGEGNLKGEYQKQCASLGLVNKVIFAGNVPDEFLPKFYAASDMLILPSKDRSEGFGLTILEANASGKPAIGSNVGGIPSVIKHGVNGLLVPPFNEEALASSILTLLRNEELAKRMGEAGRRIAEAQDWRRIAEAVEKIYLQIVKG, translated from the coding sequence ATGAAGGAAAAAGCTGATGTAATCCACGCAAACTTTCCAAACCCATACAATGCTTCTCTTGCTGGGCTTAAGGCTCTTCTTCAAAAGATTCCTTCAGTAATAACTTGGCATAACGATTTACCTTCTGTTACTAAAGCCTCGAAGATTTTAGTCTTTCTTCATGATAGCTTTCTTGCACCTATATATCTTCGTTGGTTTAAAAAAATAATAACCACATCAAAGCTTTATCTTGAAGGTTCAAGGATCCTGCAAAAGCTTAAGGATAAAGTCGTAGTTATACCGAATGGCGTCGATTGCGAAAGATTTAATCCAAGCGTTAAAGGAGAAGAAGTTAAAGCTCGCTATTGCTTAAAGAATTTTAAAGTAGTTTTATTCGTTGGCGCTTTAACAAAATGGCATAAGTATAAAGGCTTAGATGTGCTTTTAAAGGCATTCAAGCTTGTAATTAAGGACTATGAAGGCGCTCGCCTCCTAATAGTTGGTGAAGGAAATCTTAAAGGTGAATACCAAAAGCAATGTGCTAGCTTAGGCTTAGTTAATAAAGTCATCTTCGCGGGAAATGTTCCAGATGAGTTTTTGCCAAAATTTTATGCTGCTTCAGATATGTTAATATTGCCAAGCAAGGATCGCTCTGAAGGTTTTGGATTAACAATTCTTGAGGCTAATGCTTCAGGCAAGCCCGCTATAGGCTCAAATGTTGGCGGTATACCAAGCGTAATTAAGCATGGTGTTAACGGCTTATTGGTTCCGCCTTTTAATGAAGAAGCCTTAGCTTCTTCCATATTAACTCTTTTAAGGAATGAAGAATTAGCCAAGAGAATGGGAGAAGCTGGTAGAAGGATAGCTGAAGCCCAGGATTGGAGGCGTATAGCAGAAGCTGTTGAAAAAATCTATCTTCAAATTGTTAAGGGTTAA
- a CDS encoding transcriptional regulator — MSKDQLIGCLILVASVVGIGIYAWLLYAYALIVLQITAFIAIAAILGILAWIGYTMATTPPPTPIEDIEKGSEPLSEQSKEESKTE; from the coding sequence ATGAGCAAGGATCAATTGATTGGTTGCTTAATTCTAGTTGCCAGCGTTGTTGGAATAGGGATTTATGCTTGGCTTTTATATGCTTATGCTTTAATAGTTCTTCAAATAACAGCTTTTATAGCTATAGCTGCTATATTAGGTATATTGGCTTGGATAGGTTATACAATGGCTACTACGCCTCCACCAACACCAATAGAGGATATAGAAAAGGGTTCAGAGCCTTTAAGCGAGCAATCTAAGGAAGAATCAAAAACAGAATAA
- a CDS encoding nucleotidyltransferase domain-containing protein — protein MLKEVVSKFDEIKLAYLFGSYAESKAMPVSDLDIAVLTEESKVIPYLTAELSRVLGIAYRLRIKRWYQANLNNEKPEYKPIIKMVAAKGAW, from the coding sequence ATGCTTAAAGAAGTAGTGAGTAAGTTTGATGAGATCAAGCTTGCATACCTGTTTGGCAGCTATGCTGAGAGTAAGGCTATGCCTGTTAGTGACCTCGACATAGCTGTTTTAACTGAGGAAAGCAAAGTAATCCCATATCTTACGGCGGAGCTTTCAAGGGTTTTAGGCATAGCATATAGGCTTAGGATTAAGCGCTGGTACCAAGCGAATTTAAATAATGAAAAGCCTGAATACAAGCCTATAATAAAAATGGTAGCGGCGAAAGGTGCTTGGTAG
- a CDS encoding oligosaccharide flippase family protein encodes MVDLVKKVAIGTGYITLMNATNLGASFAFYILIARILTTDEMGTISLLFLVITDFTALTLLALNSAAIKFVSESLGKGNINEASAAFWKSFKIASIVTAASFALATYILPYISSLVKLNAQLMLIALTTALILNYTSLLGGVFYGLWLYGTVALQNVIYFGIGRFLAPILAKLGFGVRGVAFGILGGALACLIYSIVSFNGRLKQQSGPFPTKLILGYSLPLYAMNIIAFIQGWLDIALLYKMTNDLSALGIYYLAVSSIYVLTLVPNSLASVLFPTMGYKLGESGIESVRDMLKPLIRLSLLIIAPISLALAAVSPTALTVVYGAKYASGAMALTITSLSAIPASLYALFASSLQAVGYTKPIALAGLASLSVDAATLWLTVPALSGTGAALARALMAFTAFAIAYLAVKLKIGFSLKGWKRIIFYAGLMAVPPLILERSIVMNALAKAFIELVSFLAIAIILFKGLRLLNDSEKRLLEKALPSVLKPLFRLIF; translated from the coding sequence TTGGTAGATTTAGTTAAGAAAGTAGCTATTGGAACTGGTTACATAACCTTAATGAATGCCACGAATTTAGGCGCATCCTTTGCTTTCTACATTCTAATTGCTAGAATTCTAACCACGGATGAAATGGGCACCATCTCCCTCCTTTTCTTGGTAATAACAGACTTCACTGCTTTAACCCTATTGGCGTTAAACTCTGCTGCTATAAAATTTGTTTCAGAAAGCCTTGGAAAAGGCAATATTAACGAGGCTTCAGCTGCTTTTTGGAAAAGCTTCAAGATAGCTTCCATTGTTACTGCGGCTTCGTTTGCGCTTGCTACTTATATTTTACCCTACATTAGCTCGTTAGTTAAGCTTAATGCCCAGTTAATGCTTATTGCCTTGACGACTGCCCTTATTTTAAACTATACAAGCCTTCTTGGCGGAGTATTCTATGGGCTTTGGCTTTACGGAACGGTGGCTTTACAGAACGTTATTTATTTTGGCATTGGCCGTTTCTTAGCTCCAATCTTAGCAAAACTTGGCTTTGGCGTTCGCGGAGTAGCTTTCGGCATTTTAGGAGGGGCCTTAGCTTGCTTGATTTATTCAATCGTTAGCTTCAATGGAAGGCTTAAGCAGCAGAGCGGCCCTTTTCCAACTAAGCTTATTCTTGGCTATAGCCTGCCGTTGTATGCTATGAATATAATAGCGTTTATTCAAGGATGGCTGGATATTGCGCTTCTCTACAAAATGACGAATGATCTATCGGCTTTGGGCATTTACTACCTAGCTGTTTCAAGCATTTATGTTTTAACATTAGTGCCTAATTCCTTAGCCTCTGTTCTATTTCCAACGATGGGCTATAAGCTTGGCGAATCCGGGATTGAAAGCGTAAGGGATATGCTTAAGCCTTTGATTCGCTTATCGCTTTTAATAATAGCTCCAATAAGCTTAGCTTTAGCGGCTGTTTCTCCAACAGCCTTAACGGTTGTTTATGGCGCTAAATACGCTAGCGGAGCTATGGCTTTAACGATAACCTCGTTGTCAGCAATACCAGCTTCCCTCTATGCTTTGTTTGCTTCAAGCCTTCAAGCTGTAGGCTATACTAAGCCTATAGCTTTAGCAGGGTTAGCTTCTCTATCTGTTGATGCTGCGACGCTATGGCTTACTGTGCCGGCGCTTTCAGGAACTGGAGCGGCTTTAGCTAGAGCTTTAATGGCTTTTACAGCTTTCGCTATAGCTTACTTAGCTGTAAAATTGAAGATAGGATTCAGCCTTAAAGGCTGGAAGCGCATAATTTTCTATGCTGGATTAATGGCGGTGCCCCCACTCATTTTGGAACGTAGCATTGTAATGAATGCTTTAGCGAAAGCCTTCATAGAGCTTGTCTCATTCTTAGCTATAGCTATAATCCTATTTAAAGGCTTAAGATTATTAAACGATTCTGAGAAACGTCTCTTAGAAAAAGCGCTTCCAAGCGTACTAAAGCCTTTATTTCGCTTAATTTTCTAG